The following is a genomic window from Streptomyces lincolnensis.
CACGGCCTCTCCTACTTCCGCCACCCCTCGGCCACCACAGGCCCGACGGACGCCCTCGTCGTGGGCTACGGCACACCGCCCGACCACGCGTGGGCGGGGGCGCTGGAGGCACTGTGCCGGGTGCTGCCCTGACCGGCGGATACGCCAACGGTCCTCCCGTGCCACCGGCGGATACGCCAGCGGCTCCTCCCGTGCCAGCCGCCGCGCGTACGCGGCCTCGTCCCGGGCCGTCCCCGGCTCTTCCCCATCGCATTGGGTCTTACCCCGCATCGCCCGGACGGCGCCCCACCACCTCGAACGCCGGCTCGGAGGCCGCCCGGGAGCGATCCCCGTCCCGCGGCGCGTGCACCCGCCCGTCGAAGAGTTCCGCCAAGAGGGCCCCGACCGGATCCCGAGTCCGCCACAAGTTCCGCCCGAACCCTGCCCAGTTGGCGTAGTTCCCCGGCTTTCCCCACGGCCCCCGCCTCCGGGCTGGATCCTGGAACCGAGCCAACGTACGGACACGGCCACCGGCCGGCTGCGCCGCGGGTCGTGCCTCGGGGGAGGGGTTGTGATGGACGCTGCCATGCCCGGGGGACGCGGCAACGGAGCGGCGTTCCTGGGACGCACGGACGAACTCGCCGCACTGCGCCGACTGTACGAACAGGCGTCCGCGGGCCGCCCGCGGCTGGTCGTCGTCGAAGGACCCGCGGGCATCGGCAAAACGGCCCTCGCCAGGCACTTCCTCACCACCGCCCGCGGCCACGTCCTGACCGCGGCCGGAGCGGAGAACGAGACCGACCTGCCGTACGGCGTCCTGAGCCAGCTCCTGTGCCGCCCCGTGCTCAGCGACCCGCTCACCGCCGGCGCCGAACTCCTCGACCCCCTCGGTGAGTTGCAGCGCGACGAACCCGTCGTGGTGCTCGTCGACGACGCGCACTGGGCCGACACCCCCTCCCTGCACGCCCTCACCTTCGCCCTGCGCCGACTACGCGCCGACCGCGTCCTGGTCCTGCTGGCCCTGCGCGAGATCCACGACCGGCGGCTGCCCGGCGGACTGCGCAGGCTCCTCACCGACGACACCGCCGTACGACTGCGCCTGGCCGGGCTCGCGACCACCGACCTGGTCGGACTCAGCGCCCGCTTCCTCACCGAACCGCTGCCACCCGCCGCCGCCCGGCGCCTGCACACCCACACCCAGGGCAACCCGCTGCACTGCCGCGCCCTCCTGGAGGAAGTACCGGCCACCGCGCTTTGCTCCCCCGAGGCCACCCTGCCCGCCCCGCGGTCGTACACCTCCTTCGTCCTGGACCGGCTCGCCCGCTGCGGACCGGCCGCCCGCCGGCTGGTACGGGCCGCGGCCGTCCTCGGCACGCACTGCACCCTGGCCCGCGCCGCCCGCCTCGCCGACACCCCCGACCCCCTGCCCGCCCTCGCCGAGGCCCTGACCCACGGGCTGCTCCAGGAGGCCCCGCACGACACGGCGACCGGCATCGCCTTCACCCACCCCCTGGTCCGCGCGGCCGTCTACCACGGGCTCGGTCCCGTGCTGCGCACCGCACTGCACGCCCGGGCCGCCCGGACCGAGGACGACGAGTTCACCCGCCTGCACCACCGCGCCCTCGCCGCCCACGGCCCCGACGACTCACTGTCCGCCGAACTAGCCGACGGCGCCCGGCGACGCGGCGCCCTCGGCCGCTGGGTGGAGGCCGCCCCCCTCCTGCGCTACGCGGCCCGACTGGCCTCCCACCCCCGGGAACAGGGCCGACTCGACTGCGAGGCCGTCGAGGCCTATCTGTTCGACGGCCGGGAGGAAGAGGCCGCCGCCGTCGCCGCGGCACTCCCCGACGCGACCGACGACGCCGTACGGTGCTGCGCCCGCGGCCATCTCGCCCTGCTCACCGGACGCATCACCCAGGCCAGGGCCCTGCTGGACGAGGCATGGCGGCTGCGCACCCCCGGGGCGGACCCCGCACTCGACGCGCGGATCGCGGAACAGCAGGTGATGGTCCACATGCTGGGCGGCCACGCCTCCCAGGTGTGCCAGTGGGCCGAACCGGCCCGCTACGACAGCGGCCGGGCCCGCTCCGGCGGCACCCTGCGCTTCGTCCACCTCGCCGCCCTCGGGCAACTGGGTGCCTTCGAAGAAGGGTTCCGGCTGGCCGACACACTCCCCGAAGCCCCGCTCGTCGGACCCGAGGACATCGAACTCCTCATGGGCAAAGGAGCGTTGTACCTGTACACCGACCGCCCGACCCGGGCACGCCCCGAGCTGGAGCGGGCCGCGGAACTCGCCCGCCGGGGTCCCGTGCCCCTCAGGGTGATCTCCTTGACCATCCTGGCGAAGACCGAATTCCTCTGTGGTGCGTGGGATCTGGCGATGCTGCACTGGGAGACGGCCACCTCGGTCGCCGTCGACCTCGGCCAGGGCTGGATGGCCCCCGTGGTGCACGCCGAGGCCGCGCTCCTGTTCGCCGCCCGGGGCGAGTTCGAGCGGGCCGAACGGCACGTGACCCTCGCACGCGAGCATCGCATGGTCCAGGAGTCCGCGATGATGGAGATCTTCGTGACCTACGGGGCCGCCCACCTGGCCCTCCTCCGCGGCGCCCCGGAGACCGCGGTCACCCTGCTGCGGACCCTCCTCGCCCACGAGGATCTGGACTTCACCGCCGAGCCCGGCGTCGTGCCCTGGCGCGACCTGCTGGCCGACGCCCTGGTCGCCACGGGTCGGCTCGACGAGGCCGAGGAGGTGCTGGACGCCCTGGAACAGCGGGCCCTGCGCCGCTCGCGTGCCTCGACCCTGGCGTCCGTCTGCCGGATCCGCGGCACCCTGTACGCCGCCCGCCGCGACCCGAAGTCCGCCCGGGACGCCTTCGCCGAGGCCCTCGACCGCGCCGCCCGCGTCGACCTGCCTCTCGAACGGGCCCGCACCGAACTCGACTTCGGCGCCTTCCTGCGCCGCACCGGCCGCCGCGGCCCGGCCCTGGAACATCTCCGGGCGGCCCGGGCCCGCTTCGCGCGGCTCGGCGCCGTCCCCTTCCTGCGGCACTGCGACCGGGAACTGACCGCCTGCGGCGCGGCCCCCGACGGCGCCACCACTCCCGCGGCTCTCCCGCGGTCGCGGGAACACCTGACACCCCAGGAGTACGCCGTCGCCCAACTCGCGGTGACCGGGCTGACCAACCGCCAGATCGCCCGCGAGCTGGTGCTCAGCGCGAAGACCGTCGAGTACCACCTGAGCCACGCCTACGCCAAGCTCGGCATTCGGTCGCGGGTGGAACTCGTGTCCCGGGTGGGTGCGCCTACGGAAGGATCTGGAACGTCTGGCTGACGGCGAACGTCGAGCCGGGCTTGGTGTTGCCGTACACCACCGAGCCGTATGCCTGGACCAGGTGGCCCCGGTGGTTCTTGAGGTCGGCACTGTTCATCACGAACCCGAAACTGGCCGGGAAGTCCACCCAGTTGGGGTCCCTGAAGCGCCCCTTCACCTCGCCGGGCTTCGACGCGTTCGGCACCTGCGCCGGAATGGCGGTGCCGTCGCTGAGGTCACGCACCACGAGCGTGACGAGATAGTCCCCGCCGCCGTCGTGCAGCGTCTCCCCGGCCTCCGCCTCCAGTACGACCTCGCCGTCGGCGTTCGGGTTCAGTGTGAGGTCCGCGACGGTTCCCTTGAGCCCTCGGCTGAACACCCGCACGATCTGAGCGTCGTTCGGTCCCATGACTACCCCCTGTTGTGTTCCGGCCGGCCCTCCGGCCGATACGCGGAACAGTAGGAAGCCCGTCAGGCCCCGGTCCTCCGGGAAGACCCCGGGGAAATCCCCGGGTCGGCCGGGGCCGGCTCCTGCGGTGCCTCACCGAACCGTGCCAGCGCCAGCGCCCCCGCCACGCCCACCAGGAACCCCAGCACGGCGAGCCACGCCAACCCCTCCCGCGTACGGTCTCCCAGCCACACCACGCCCACCAGCGCGGGCCCGATGGTCTCGCCGATCACCAGCCCCGCGGTGGCGGTGGTCACCGACCCCCGCTGGAGTGCCGAGGTCAGCGAGAGGAACGCGGCCCCGCCACCCAGCAGCAGCGCGTACACCGCCGGATCGGCGACCAGGTCCGACGGCGCGAGCGAGTCGATCAGCCGCACCGCCACCTCCACCACCCCGAACCCGAACCCGGCCCCCAGCCCGAGCAGCAACGCCCGCGCCCGCTCCGGCAGCAGTCCGCCGCCCAGCCCGATCAGCAGCACCGCCACGGCGACGGTGAGCATCGCGTACCCCAGCCAGGCCGGTCCGCTCCGGTCCCCCTCCGTCCCCGACGCCACCCCGAGCATCGCGAGTCCGGCGCACACCACCGCGACCGCGCCCCACTCGCTCCCGCTCAGCCGGACCCGCAGCAGCCGGGCCGCGACGACCGCCGTCACCGCCAGACTCGACGCCAGCGCCGCGCCCACCGCGTAGATCGGGACCGACCGCAGCGCGGCCACCTGGAACAGGAACCCCAGCCCGTCCAGCGCCAGTCCGGCCAGATACCGCCATTGCCGGACCGCCCGCAGGAACAGCGCCGCCTCGCCTCCCCCGCCGGTGCCTGCCGCCCGCGCCGCCATCGCCTGCAACACCGTCGCCGTACCGAAGCAGACCGCGGCACCGAGCGCACACACCATTCCAAAGAGCACAAAGCGACTGTAGGGGAGGGGGACAGGAGCGGCCTGGCCGTGCACACCCTCTTACCGATCTCTAGGCTGACGCCGACCTCCGCGCCCTCGTCGCGTCACCGCCGCACTCCGGTCGCAGGCAAGGACCCTGAACCCCTCGCAGACCTCGCCCGGATGGTGGACGTGGCCCCGTGGCGCGTCGGCATGCCCGGTAGGCTGGCCGACAGGCCGTGACTGGCGCGCTGGGATGGGACGGACCATCGGGGAGCGGCCTGCGAGTGTGAACAAGTGCCGTGCGCCTGGGCCGAACCGTGAACCGTGACCGTTTCAAGCCACGCAGCCCGGAGGCCGCCATGTCAGAGCAGCAGCCCCTCTCCCACGAGTCCACCGCCTTCCGCGCGGCCCTCGACGTGATCCGCGCCGTCGAGCCGCGCGTCGCCGACGCCATCGGCCAGGAGGTGGCCGACCAGCGCGAGATGCTCAAGCTGATCGCCTCCGAGAACTACGCCTCCCCGGCCACTCTGCTGGCCATGGGCAACTGGTTCAGCGACAAGTACGCCGAGGGCACCATCGGCCGCCGCTTCTACGCCGGCTGTCGCAACGTCGACACCGTCGAGTCCCTCGCCGCCGAGCACGCCAAGGAACTCTTCGGCGCCCGCCACGCCTACGTCCAGCCCCACTCCGGTATCGACGCCAACCTCGTCGCCTTCTGGTCGGTCCTCGCCCAGCGTGTCGAGGTCCCGGCTCTGGAGAAGGCCGGCGTCCGCCAGATCAACGACCTCTCCGAGGCCGACTGGGCCGAGCTCCGGCAGGCCTTCGGCAACCAGCGCATGCTCGGCATGTCCCTGGACGCCGGCGGCCACCTCACCCACGGCTTCCGCCCGAACATCTCCGGCAAGATGTTCAACCAGCGCTCCTACGGCACCGACCCCGCCACCGGCATCCTCGACTACGAGGCCCTGCGCGCCACCGCCCGCGAGTTCAAGCCGCTGATCATCGTCGCCGGCTACTCCGCCTACCCCCGCCTGGTGAACTTCCGCATCATGCGCGAGATCGCCGACGAGGTCGGGGCGACCCTGATGGTGGACATGGCGCACTTCGCCGGACTGGTCGCCGGCAAGGTGCTGACCGGCGACTTCGACCCGGTCCCGCACGCCCAGATCGTCACCACCACCACCCACAAGTCGCTGCGTGGCCCCCGCGGCGGCATGGTGCTGTGCGACGACTCCCTGAAGGACCAGGTCGACCGCGGTTGCCCGATGGTTCTCGGCGGCCCGCTCCCGCACGTGATGGCCGCCAAGGCGGTCGCGCTGGCCGAGGCCCGGCAGCCCTCCTTCCAGGACTACGCCCAGCGCATCGTCGACAACTCCCGCGCCCTCGCCGAGGGCCTGATGCGGCGTGGCGCCACCCTCGTCACCGGCGGCACCGACAACCACCTCAACCTGATCGACGTCGCCTCCTCCTACGGCCTCACCGGCCGCCAGGCCGAGGCCGCCCTGCTCGACTCGGGCATCGTCACCAACCGCAACGCCATCCCGTCCGACCCCAACGGCGCCTGGTACACCTCTGGCATCCGGATCGGCACCCCCGCCCTGACCACCCGTGGTCTCGGCACCGCCGAGATGGACGAGGTCGCGGGCCTCATCGACCGCGTCCTGACCACCACGGAGGCGGGCACCACCAGCAAGGGCGCCCCGTCCAAGGCGCAGCACGTCCTCGACCCGAAGATCGCGGACGAGATCTCCCGCCGCGCCACCGACCTGGTGGCCGGCTTCCCGCTGTACCCGGAGATCGACCTCGGCTGACCCCACCCGGTCTGCGGACACCCTCTTGAGTTGTCAAGGATCGGCGACTCTCACGGATCGATGAACTCTCACAGATCGATGAGTTCCTGTCGTGGCTCCTCCCGCGGCGGTCCGGCCCCCGGCCGGGCCGCCGCGCGGCGTATCAGCAGGGTGCCGCCGACCCCTGCCACGAACCCCACGGCGAGCCCCGGCACCGCCCACCAGGCCCCATCGGCCGACCACCCCTCCGAGGAGCCGTCACCGGCTCCGGCATCCCTGCCACCGGAGCCGTCGAGCAGCCCCGCCCGGTCCATCCGGTCGAGGGCCGAGCGTGGTGCCCGGTGCCAGCGGATGTCGTCGTCCCTCACCTCCGGCGCCATGTCGGAGCGCACCCACGGTGTGCCGCTCCCGTCCACGACCAGCTGATCCTGCCGCCACATCGCCACATCCCCACCCGGCGCCGAGTTCGTCTGCGGCCAGCCTCCGACACCTGTCAGCCCCCACAGCACCGTGATCCGCACCGTCGGAAACCGGCCCTCGGACCACGCCTCCGGCACCCGCTCGGTGCCGGTGAAGGTCGGCCGCAGCACCTGCCAGAGGCGGTCGAAGGCCTCCTCGCCGGACCGCACCGTCGTCGTCCGGCCCGTACCGCCCGCGACGACCACCGCCATATCGGGAAGGTCCGGCTCGGGACCCTGCGGCGCCGCCTCGGCCGCCGGCGTCCCGAACACCGCCGCCATCGCCATGGCCACCGGCACGAGGGTCGCGAGCCGCACCCGCACCGACCCCGCCCGTCTCCTCCGAGTCGTCATTCGTTCCCCTTCAGGTGCCGGCCGTCGTCCGTCCCCCTCCGCACGTCACACGTCCCGCAGTTCCTGCCGCGGCCCGGGGTCCCGGCGCAGACGGCCCCACGGCATCCGTGGCGCGACGGCCCGCAGCGCCAGTGCCAGCACGGCTCCGACCGCCGCGCCGGGCAGTGCCCACCACCACCGCGTGTCGTCCTCCGCCGTCGGCGTGCCCACCGCCACGGTGGTGGTCGTCGTGTCGGGCGGATCGGTCGCCGTGCCGGTGTCCGTGCCCAGGTCCGTCCCGCTTGTCTCCCAGGGCGCGGGGAAGATGCCGGGCGCCCTCTCCGACGAGGCATCGTCCATCCCACCCATCACGCCCAGCCGGTCGAGCAGGGCGCGGAGCCGGTCGGGGTTCTCGGCGCGGTGCTAGTAGCCGTTGACCGACTGGGGCAGCGTCGCCGCCGTATGTATCCAGACCTCGCCGGAGTCGGCCTCGGGTGACGGGAAGACCCGGTCCACCCGCCAGGGCGAGACATCGTGGACCATCCACGTGACGTTGATCTGTCGGCCGCCGATCAGGGTCGCCTCCGGCGGCTTGTCCCGGGTACCGGTGCCCGCCTCTCCCAGCAGCCGCTCCAACTCGCCGTACTCCTCGTCCGATTGATAGAGCGAGGCCGTCTCCATGCTCTGCGGGGAGACCACGAGCACGCTCGTCGGTCCACCCGCCGACGCGGCGGACGCCCCCCACACCATCAGCGTGAACACCACCGCCAACGCCCCTGCCAACGCCGCCAGTTCACGACATCGGCCCTTGCGTACTTCTCCGAGCCCACGCATGCGAACCCCCAACCGGATCCATCCCCGTGCGGCCCGTCCGCGAGCCGCGTGTCACTTCTGGTACACCGCCCGACCCGCCGGGGTTCCCACCCCGCGCCCACTATTTGGAGGACGCTGTCCGGCTATTGCGAGGACGCCTTGTCCGGCGCGGCGAGCGACCTCGCGATCTGTACCGCCCGTGCCTTCGAGGCCACGCCCTCCAGCCGGAGCGTCACCTCCTCGTCGCCGGTGCCGTGGGTCCACAGCAGCGTCGGCCCGGCCGTCCGCTCCTGGCGTGTGTAGCGCCTGCCGTCCTCGCCCACCAGCCAGAAACTCAGCACATGCGGTCGCGGGAACCACAGGGCGGGATCTCCCATGCCGCCGGCGGAGGCACCGGCCTTCAGATCCACCCACTCCGGCTGCTCACGGACGGTCTTGGCGAAGGTGATGTCCAGGCTCGCCGCGAACTCGTCCAGCCGGATCACCCGGCCCTGCTCACGCCAGCACAGGCTGGTCACGAAACGCCCCCGCGGCTCGCCGCTCACCGTCACCGCGTCCGGCACGCCCAGCGCCCGCGGGATCAGCGGCCCGAACCCGGCCCGGCGCTCGGCCTGGGCGAACGACAGCGACCGCCCGCACCCGGGCACCTCGACGCCGGCCGAAGGCACCGCCGAGGGGTCGTGGCGCACCTCGACCCCGCCGAAGTCGAACCAGTCGACCACCGCCGCCCGCACCGGGGGTGTGAGCACCAGTACCGTCAGCAGTCCGCACAGCGCCGCCGTCAGCGACCGCCACCGTGCCCGCGCCCAGAGCCGGGCCGCCCGCACCCGCCGCCCGGCCCCCGGCGGCTCGGCCACCGGCACCGGGAGCTGCTCGGCGAGTATCTGCCCCAGCACCCGCTCGACCATCGTCTCGGACCCGGCACCGCCCGGCGGATCCAGGGACCGGCCCAGCGCCCGCAGCTCCTCCGGCAGCCGGGAGGCAGGCTCGCGCGGCCCCCCGGCGGCGCCGCCACCGTCGTACGGCTCACTCACGCTCATCACCCCCTTCCCGGGGCTGGAAATCCGGCAGCAGGCGGCCCAGCTTCCGCAGTGCGCGGTTCAGCCGGGACTTCACCGTGCCCCGGGGCCAGCCCAGCGCCTGGGCCGTCTCCGACTCGTCCATCTCCAGCAGATAGCGGTAGGTGACCACCAGGCGGTGCTCCTCGCCCAGCTTCTCCATGGCCGCCAGCAGGGCCGCACGGCGCTCCGTCTCCAGTGTGGCCACCGCGGGGTCCGCCGAATCCGCTATCAGCGGCTCGGCCTCCACGAACGCGGCCTCACGGCCGGCGAGCGTGCGCTGGCGTGCCGCCGTCCGCACTGTGTTCCTCGTCTCATTGGCCACGATCGACAGCAGCCACGGCTTGAACGCCGCGCCCTCCCGGAACCGGCCCAACGAGCAGTAGGCCTTGACGAAGGCCTGCTGCACCACGTCCTCCGCGTCCGCACCTGCCCCGAGCGCGGTGGCCGCCCTGAGCGCGATGGCCGTATGGGCCCGCACCAGCTCGGCGTACGCCTCCGGCTCTCCGGCGCGTACGCGTGCGATCACCGCGGCCTCATCGACGATGCGGCCCCCCTCCCGCGTCCTCACACTCTTGGTACACCGCCCGGACCGGATCGGTTCCCACCTGTGTCCCATCTGTTTCCGGGCGGTTCCGGATCGGCCCCCGACACCTGAGAGAATGGTGAACATGGCCTCTGATCGACCCCGTGTGCTCTCCGGAATCCAGCCCACCGCAGGCTCGTTCCACCTCGGCAACTACCTCGGCGCCGTCCGCCAGTGGGTGGCCCTCCAGGAGTCCCACGACGCGTTCTACATGGTCGTAGACCTGCACGCGATCACGGTCCCGCAGGACCCCGCGGACCTGCGCGCGAACACCCGTCTGGCCGCCGCCCAGCTCCTCGCGGCCGGTCTCGACCCCGAGCGCTGCACGCTCTTCGTCCAGAGCCACGTCCCCGAGCACGCCCAGCTCGCCTGGGTCATGAACTGCCTCACCGGCTTCGGCGAGGCCTCCCGCATGACCCAGTTCAAGGACAAGTCCGCCAAGCAGGGCGCGGACCGCGCCTCGGTCGGCCTGTTCACGTACCCGATCCTCCAGGTCGCGGACATCCTGCTGTACCAGGCCAACGAGGTCCCCGTCGGCGAGGACCAGCGCCAGCACATCGAGCTCACCCGCGACCTCGCCGAGCGCTTCAACGGCCGGTTCGGCCAGACCTTCACGATCCCGAAGCCGTACATCCTCAAGGAGACGGCGAAGATCTACGACCTCCAGGACCCGTCGGTCAAGATGAGCAAGTCGGCCTCCACGCCGAAGGGCCTCGTCAACCTCCTCGACGACCCGAAGTCCACCGCCAAGAAGGTCAGGAGCGCCGTCACCGACACCGACACCGTGATCCGCTTCGACCCGGCGGAGAAGCCGGGCGTCAGCAACCTGCTCGGCATCTACTCGACCCTCACGGGCGAGGCCGTCGCGGATCTGGAGCGCAAGTACGACGGCAAGGGCTACGGTGCGCTCAAGACGGACCTCGCCGACATCATGGTCGAGTTCGTGACCCCCTTCCGGGAGCGCACCCAGCAGTACCTCGACGACCCGGAGACACTGGACGCGCTCCTGGCCAAGGGTGCGGAGAAGGCGCGCGCCGTCGCCGCGGAGACCCTCGCGCAGACGTACGACCGGGTGGGCCTGCTGCCCGCCAAGCACTGACGCGCACCGCCGCACACGCCGTACCACTGGGCAGAGCGCTGCACATCACTTCCGTTGCGCCTGCCCACAGCACACCCGTGGCCGTACAGTCGATAGCCGGACGGCCGACACCCAACCGGACAGCGACGACAAGTGACGACAGGAGACGACGTGGGGACCGTAACGATCGGTGTGTCGATCGCGGTCCCGGAGCCTCACGGCAGCCTGCTCCAGGAGCGGCGCGCGGGCTTCGGCGACGCCGCTGCTCACGGTATCCCCACGCATGTCACGCTGTTGCCGCCGACGGAGGTCGAGGACACCGACCTGCCGGCCATCGAGGCCCATCTGACCGAGGTGGCCGCGGCCGGCCGGCCGTTCCCGATGCGCCTGTCCGGGACGGGCACCTTCCGGCCCCTGTCGCCCGTCGTCTTCGTCCAGGTCGCCGAGGGCGCCGAGGCCTGCACCTGGCTCCAGAAGCAGGTCCGGGACGCCTCCGGACCGGTCGCACGCGAGCTTCAGTTCCCGTACCACCCGCACGTCACGGTCGCGCACGGCATCGAGGACGAGGCCATGGACCGCGCCTTCGAGGCGCTCGCCGACTACGAGGCCGAGTGGCCCTGCACCGGCTTCGCGCTCTACGAACAGGGCGCCGACGGGGTCTGGCGCAAGCTGCGCGAGTACGTCTTCGGCGGGACCGTGGTCCCCCCGCAGGCGACCCACGTGGAGCGCGGCTCCCTGCCCACCAGCCAGCTGTAACTCCGATCACAGGGCTGTGTAACTCCAGTTACATAGTCTGTACCTCCCGTTACAGCGGCAGCCGCCGGAACAGCCCGCGCGGCACATGCCTCAGCGCCGACATCACGACCCTGAGCGCGCCCGGCACCCACACCGTCTCCGAGCGGCGGCGCAGGCCCAGCTCGATCGCCGCGGCGACCGCCTCCGGTGTCGTCGCGAGCGGTGCCTCCTCAAGACCCGCGGTCATCTTCGAGCGGACGAATCCGGGGCGTACGACCATCACGTGGACGCCGGTGTCGTGGAGCGCGTCGCCCAGCCCCTGGGCGAAGGCGTCCAGACCGGCCTTGCTGGAGCCGTAGATGAAGTTGGAGCGGCGGGCCCGCTCGCCGGCCACGGAGGAGAGCACGACGAGGGATCCGTGGCCCTGGGCCTGCAACGCGCGCGCGGCGACCAGTCCCGACGACACAGCGCCCGTGTAGTTGGTCTGCGCGACGCGCACCGCGGCGGCCGGTTCGCGCTCGTCGCGCGCCTGGTCGCCGAGGACACCGAAGGCGAGCAGCACCATGTCGACGTCGCCCTCGGCGAAGATCTTGCCGAGGGCCGCCTCGTGGGAGTCGGCGTCGAGCGCGTCGAAGGCGACCGTGTGCACGTCGGCCCCCTGGGCGCGCAGGTCCGCGGCGGCCGTCTCCAGTGCGGGGGAGGGACGTCCGGCCAGCCACACGGTGCGGGTGCGGCGGGCGATCAGACGGCGCACGGTGGCCAGCGCGATCTCGGACGTACCGCCGAGGACGAGCAGGGACTGGGGGATGCCGAAGGCGTCCTTCACGAACAGCTCCTATGACGAAGGGTCCGGGGGCGTGGATGCCCTCTGGGGGCTGCCACGCCTCCTAGAGGGCGAGACGGCGGGCCAGGTCCGACACAAACACTCCGCGCGGGTCCAACTCCGCGCGCAGCGCCCGGAAGTCGTCGAGGCGCGGATACATGCCGGCGAGCAGTTCGGGCCGCAGCCGGGAGTCCTTGGCGAGGTAGACGCGCCCGCCCGCGGCGGCCACCTCCTGGTCGAGTTCGTCGAGGAAGGTGCCGAGGCCGGGCAGTCCCGCCGGGATGTCCAGGGCCAGCGTCCAGCCGGGCACGGGGAAGGAGAGCCAGCCCGGGTCGGCGTCCCCGAAGCGCTTCAGGACGGCCAGGAAGGACGGACAGCGCCGCTCCGAGACCCGCCGCACGATCCGGCGTACGGCGTCCTCCTGGCCGTGTCCGACGACGAACTGGTACTGCACGAACCCGCCGCGGCCGTAGATCCGGTTCCAGTGCGGAACCCCGTCCAGGGGGTGGAAGAACGTGGAGATCCGCTGGAGCTCGCCGGTACGCGCGCGGGGGGCCCTGCGGTACCAGAGCTCGTTGAACGCTCCCACGGTCGTGCGGGTGAGCAGACCCTCCGGGAGGAAGGCGGGGGCGGCCGGGAAGCGGGAGGTGCGGAAGGCCAGCGGCTCTCTCCGCGCGCGCGTGCCCCTCGGCAGCGCGTCCAGGGGTGCGTGGTCGCCCCGTGTCAGCACCGCGCGCCCCGTCGTCGCGCCGCGCGCCAGCAGGTCGATCCACGCGACCGAGTAGCGGTGGCGGTGGTCGCCGGCAGTCAGGCGGGCCATCAGGTCGTCGAGGTCGCGGGCGCGTTCGGTGTCGACCGTCATCAGGGAGGTCTCGACCGGCTGGAGCCGGACGGTCGCGGTGAGGATCATGCCGGTCAGGCCCATGCCGCCGCAGGTCGCGTCGAACAGGGGGGTGTCGCGGCCGACGGTGCGGATCTCGCCGTCGGCGGTGAGCAGTTCGAGCGAGAGCACGTGCCGGGAGAAGGAGCCCGACACATGGTGGTTCTTGCCGTGGATGTCCGCGCCGATCGCCCCGCCGACCGTGACGTAGCGGGTGCCGGGCGTCACCGGCACGAACCAGCCGAGCGGCAGCAGCACCTCCATCAGCCGGTGCAGGGAGACCCCGGCGTCGCACAGCACGATCCCGGCGGCGGCGTCGATGACGTGGATCCGGTCGAGCCCCGTCATGTCGAACACGGCGCCGCCGGCGTTCTGCGCCGCGTCCCCGTAGGCCCGCCCCAGGCCCCTGGGGATGCCCCCGCGGGCCCCGCAGTCCCGGACGGCGGCCGCGGCCTCCTCGTACGTCCGTGGACGGATCAGACAGGCGGCGGTGGGAG
Proteins encoded in this region:
- the trpS gene encoding tryptophan--tRNA ligase yields the protein MASDRPRVLSGIQPTAGSFHLGNYLGAVRQWVALQESHDAFYMVVDLHAITVPQDPADLRANTRLAAAQLLAAGLDPERCTLFVQSHVPEHAQLAWVMNCLTGFGEASRMTQFKDKSAKQGADRASVGLFTYPILQVADILLYQANEVPVGEDQRQHIELTRDLAERFNGRFGQTFTIPKPYILKETAKIYDLQDPSVKMSKSASTPKGLVNLLDDPKSTAKKVRSAVTDTDTVIRFDPAEKPGVSNLLGIYSTLTGEAVADLERKYDGKGYGALKTDLADIMVEFVTPFRERTQQYLDDPETLDALLAKGAEKARAVAAETLAQTYDRVGLLPAKH
- a CDS encoding 2'-5' RNA ligase family protein, which encodes MGTVTIGVSIAVPEPHGSLLQERRAGFGDAAAHGIPTHVTLLPPTEVEDTDLPAIEAHLTEVAAAGRPFPMRLSGTGTFRPLSPVVFVQVAEGAEACTWLQKQVRDASGPVARELQFPYHPHVTVAHGIEDEAMDRAFEALADYEAEWPCTGFALYEQGADGVWRKLREYVFGGTVVPPQATHVERGSLPTSQL
- a CDS encoding RNA polymerase sigma factor, which produces MIARVRAGEPEAYAELVRAHTAIALRAATALGAGADAEDVVQQAFVKAYCSLGRFREGAAFKPWLLSIVANETRNTVRTAARQRTLAGREAAFVEAEPLIADSADPAVATLETERRAALLAAMEKLGEEHRLVVTYRYLLEMDESETAQALGWPRGTVKSRLNRALRKLGRLLPDFQPREGGDERE
- a CDS encoding LuxR family transcriptional regulator; this encodes MDAAMPGGRGNGAAFLGRTDELAALRRLYEQASAGRPRLVVVEGPAGIGKTALARHFLTTARGHVLTAAGAENETDLPYGVLSQLLCRPVLSDPLTAGAELLDPLGELQRDEPVVVLVDDAHWADTPSLHALTFALRRLRADRVLVLLALREIHDRRLPGGLRRLLTDDTAVRLRLAGLATTDLVGLSARFLTEPLPPAAARRLHTHTQGNPLHCRALLEEVPATALCSPEATLPAPRSYTSFVLDRLARCGPAARRLVRAAAVLGTHCTLARAARLADTPDPLPALAEALTHGLLQEAPHDTATGIAFTHPLVRAAVYHGLGPVLRTALHARAARTEDDEFTRLHHRALAAHGPDDSLSAELADGARRRGALGRWVEAAPLLRYAARLASHPREQGRLDCEAVEAYLFDGREEEAAAVAAALPDATDDAVRCCARGHLALLTGRITQARALLDEAWRLRTPGADPALDARIAEQQVMVHMLGGHASQVCQWAEPARYDSGRARSGGTLRFVHLAALGQLGAFEEGFRLADTLPEAPLVGPEDIELLMGKGALYLYTDRPTRARPELERAAELARRGPVPLRVISLTILAKTEFLCGAWDLAMLHWETATSVAVDLGQGWMAPVVHAEAALLFAARGEFERAERHVTLAREHRMVQESAMMEIFVTYGAAHLALLRGAPETAVTLLRTLLAHEDLDFTAEPGVVPWRDLLADALVATGRLDEAEEVLDALEQRALRRSRASTLASVCRIRGTLYAARRDPKSARDAFAEALDRAARVDLPLERARTELDFGAFLRRTGRRGPALEHLRAARARFARLGAVPFLRHCDRELTACGAAPDGATTPAALPRSREHLTPQEYAVAQLAVTGLTNRQIARELVLSAKTVEYHLSHAYAKLGIRSRVELVSRVGAPTEGSGTSG
- a CDS encoding glycine hydroxymethyltransferase, which gives rise to MSEQQPLSHESTAFRAALDVIRAVEPRVADAIGQEVADQREMLKLIASENYASPATLLAMGNWFSDKYAEGTIGRRFYAGCRNVDTVESLAAEHAKELFGARHAYVQPHSGIDANLVAFWSVLAQRVEVPALEKAGVRQINDLSEADWAELRQAFGNQRMLGMSLDAGGHLTHGFRPNISGKMFNQRSYGTDPATGILDYEALRATAREFKPLIIVAGYSAYPRLVNFRIMREIADEVGATLMVDMAHFAGLVAGKVLTGDFDPVPHAQIVTTTTHKSLRGPRGGMVLCDDSLKDQVDRGCPMVLGGPLPHVMAAKAVALAEARQPSFQDYAQRIVDNSRALAEGLMRRGATLVTGGTDNHLNLIDVASSYGLTGRQAEAALLDSGIVTNRNAIPSDPNGAWYTSGIRIGTPALTTRGLGTAEMDEVAGLIDRVLTTTEAGTTSKGAPSKAQHVLDPKIADEISRRATDLVAGFPLYPEIDLG